The following coding sequences lie in one Phalacrocorax aristotelis chromosome 2, bGulAri2.1, whole genome shotgun sequence genomic window:
- the GJC2 gene encoding gap junction gamma-2 protein → MTNMSWSFLTRLLEEIHNHSTFVGKVWLTVLIVFRIVLTAVGGESIYSDEQSKFTCNTKQPGCDNVCYDAFAPLSHVRFWVFQIIMISTPSVMYLGYAIHRIARSAEEEKKFKGFKKKKQFALNWQAVRNMEDPMEADEEEPMISEDAAEHEKAKAKPKSKEQQKHDGRRRIQQEGLMKIYVFQLLTRASFEVCFLIGQYLLYGFEVEAYYVCNRVPCPHTVDCFVSRPTEKTIFLLVMYVVSCLCLLLNMCEMFHLGFGTIRDAIRNRKINSFRQPPYNYAYPKNISCPPEYNLVVKSEKPTKIPNSLMAHEQNLANVAQEQQCTSPDENLPADLSTLHKHLRVAQEQLDIAFQSYSSTQANTQPSRTSSPASGGTVVEQNRANTAQEKQGAKPKASLEKGSSSSKDGKTSVWI, encoded by the coding sequence ATGACCAACATGAGCTGGAGCTTTCTAACCCGCCTGCTAGAAGAGATTCACAATCATTCCACCTTCGTGGGGAAGGTCTGGCTCACCGTGCTCATCGTCTTCCGCATTGTCTTGACAGCGGTGGGAGGGGAGTCCATCTACTCCGATGAGCAGAGCAAGTTCACCTGTAACACCAAGCAGCCCGGCTGCGACAACGTGTGTTACGATGCCTTCGCGCCGCTGTCACACGTCAGGTTTTGGGTCTTCCAGATCATCATGATATCCACCCCTTCGGTCATGTACCTGGGCTACGCCATCCACAGGATCGCCCGGTcggcagaggaggagaagaagttCAAGGGATTCAAGAAGAAGAAGCAGTTTGCTTTGAACTGGCAGGCAGTGCGCAACATGGAGGACCCGATGGAGGCCGACGAAGAGGAGCCCATGATCTCTGAAGATGCAGCAGAACACGAGAAGGCCAAAGCCAAGCCCAAGAGCAAAGAGCAACAAAAGCACGATGGGAGGAGGCGAATCCAGCAAGAAGGACTGATGAAAATCTATGTCTTCCAGCTACTTACCAGAGCTTCGTTTGAAGTTTGCTTTTTGATAGGGCAGTATTTGCTCTATGGTTTTGAGGTAGAAGCCTATTACGTCTGCAACAGAGTCCCTTGCCCTCACACTGTGGACTGCTTTGTGTCCCGGCCAACGGAGAAGACCATCTTTCTCCTGGTGATGTACGTCGTGAGCTGCCTGTGCTTATTGCTGAACATGTGTGAGATGTTTCACCTGGGGTTTGGGACCATCCGAGATGCCATTCGCAACCGGAAAATCAACAGCTTTAGGCAGCCTCCCTACAACTACGCCTACCCAAAGAACATCTCCTGCCCTCCTGAGTACAACCTGGTAGTGAAATCAGAGAAGCCCACCAAGATCCCCAACAGCTTGATGGCTCATGAGCAGAACTTGGCTAACGTCGCTCAGGAGCAGCAGTGCACCAGCCCGGATGAGAACCTCCCGGCAGACTTGTCCACCCTTCACAAACACTTGAGAGTGGCCCAGGAGCAGTTAGACATAGCGTTTCAGAGCTACAGCAGCACCCAGGCCAACACGCAACCTTCTCGAACCAGCAGTCCCGCCTCGGGTGGCACGGTGGTAGAGCAGAACAGGGCCAACACGGCCCAGGAGAAACAAGGTGCTAAACCCAAGGCCTCCTTGGAGAAAGGGAGCTCAAGCAGTAAAGATGGAAAGACGTCTGTATGGATATAG